One genomic window of Eptesicus fuscus isolate TK198812 chromosome 6, DD_ASM_mEF_20220401, whole genome shotgun sequence includes the following:
- the IZUMO4 gene encoding LOW QUALITY PROTEIN: izumo sperm-egg fusion protein 4 (The sequence of the model RefSeq protein was modified relative to this genomic sequence to represent the inferred CDS: inserted 2 bases in 2 codons; substituted 2 bases at 2 genomic stop codons), whose amino-acid sequence MALPLXLEMKAALARGCXHCRGNFLEFFTRHHMNLKFWXVDDIPASGXLLTDWSQDIRKALHLAIPAITREKLNQVANTVHQKMEQLSQGKMYFPGYFPKELQAIFWEQVHLIQNATVESRNDCQHHCGEQGTNISLVSPSFMGLEPPHLINLTLENASECLTQHK is encoded by the exons ATGGCTCTGCCGCTGTGACTGGAAATGAAGGCCGCGCTGGCCCGCGGCT CGCACTGTCGTGGCAACTTCTTGGAGTTCTTCACCCGCCATCACATGAACCTCAAGTTCTGGTAGGTGGACGACATTCCCGCGTCGG TGCTGCTCACTGACTGGAGCCAGGACATAAGGAAGGCGCTGCACCTGGCCATCCCCGCGATCA CCCGGGAAAAGCTGAACCAAGTGGCAAACACCGTGCACCAGAAGATGGAACAGCTGTCCCAGGGGAAGATGTATTTCC CAGGGTATTTCCCCAAGGAGCTTCAAGCCATCTTCTGGGAGCAGGTGCACCTCATCCAGAATGCCACCGTTGAAA GCCGCAATGATTGTCAGCATCACTGTGGTGA ACAGGGCACCAACATAAG CCTGGTATCACCAAGCTTCATGGGTCTAGAGCCCCCACACCTCATCAACCTGACACTGGAAAATGCTTCTGAGTGTTTGACACAGCACAAATAG